One genomic region from Anopheles bellator chromosome 2, idAnoBellAS_SP24_06.2, whole genome shotgun sequence encodes:
- the LOC131208926 gene encoding cysteine protease ATG4D has translation MNYDVLLNRTGFNKLAVTPQHFRSVSEGDGRGRDAAAGASDDGGKNCSRKVSLQQHPAYRHETVSASSSPMRGPYAAGALGSGPSEEFKGKVESKLLTMWNNMKFGWSYKMKTNFSKEQPLWLLGRCYHQKVTPVPSMESSVELSSTAMLVQTAPPVYFADDSSSPAEETGTDAIEDSSPEGIVEEEGIDAFRRDFISRVWMTYRREFQTMDDSNYTSDCGWGCMIRSGQMLLAQGLMTHFLGRCWRWDVSMFNAYEENIHRKVIRWFGDTSSKTSPFSIHTLVALGKASGKKPGDWYGPGAVAHLLRQAVRLAAQEIADLDGINVYVAQDCAVYIQDIIDECTISAPSAGAPWQKKETQATLAESGKALKTPPGSEESVAAMHWKSLILLVPLRLGTEKLNPIYNECLKAMLSLDYCIGIIGGRPKHSLYFVGYQEDKLIHLDPHYCQDMVDVNQENFAVASFHCKSPRKMKLSKMDPSCCIGFYCETKKDFYKFIDGVKPFLTPVANTDAVAGGSSAAVGNYPMFVFCRGKSSDQRADLPSHRPMHAHLSAYRSSTTAGPASATSDRDNDDDDDDEEDEAIEFVIL, from the exons ATGAACTACGACGTGTTGCTAAATAGAACGGGGTTCAACAAGCTCGCGGTAACACCGCAACACTTCCGTAGTGTTTCGGAGGGCGACGGTCGAGGGCGTGATGCAGCCGCAGGTGCGAGTGACGATGGCGGAAAGAACTGTAGTCGAAAGGTATCCCTTCAACAGCATCCAGCTTATCGCCATGAAACAGTGTCGGCCTCCTCGAGCCCGATGCGTGGCCCATACGCAGCTGGTGCCCTTGGCAGTGGGCCAAGCGAAGAATTTAAGGGAAAAGTGGAATCGAAGCTGTTGACCATGTGGAATAACATGAAATTTGGCTGGAGCtacaaaatgaaaaccaaCTTTTCGAAAGAACAACCGCTCTGGCTGCTTGGCCGCTGCTACCACCAGAAGGTGACCCCGGTGCCGTCGATGGAGAGCTCGGTAGAATTGAGCAGTACGGCCATGCTCGTGCAGACCGCGCCTCCAGTATACTTTGCCGATGACTCTAGTTCCCCGGCGGAAGAAACAGGCACAGACGCTATCGAGGACAGCAGTCCGGAGGGTATAGTTGAGGAAGAAGGAATAGATGCGTTCCGGCGCGATTTCATTTCGCGTGTCTGGATGACGTACAGGCGCGAGTTTCAAACGATGGACGATTCAAACTACACCTCCGACTGCGGCTGGGGCTGCATGATACGGAGTGGCCAAATGCTGCTAGCCCAAGGTTTAATGACGCACTTCCTGGGACGCTGTTGGCGCTGGGACGTTTCAATGTTCAACGCGTACGAAGAGAACATCCACCGAAAGGTGATCCGTTGGTTTGGGGACACTTCATCGAAAACGAGTCCCTTCTCCATCCACACGTTGGTGGCCTTGGGAAAGGCGTCGggcaaaaaaccgggcgacTGGTACGGCCCGGGAGCTGTTGCTCATTTGCTGCGACAAGCCGTTCGTTTGGCGGCACAAGAAATCGCCGATCTCGATGGAATCAACGTTTACGTTGCGCAAGACTGTGCCG TTTACATACAGGATATTATCGATGAATGCACTATATCAGCACCGTCTGCCGGAGCACCGTGGCAAAAGAAGGAAACTCAAGCAACTCTTGCCGAGAGCGGTAAAGCATTGAAAACGCCACCCGGGTCGGAAGAAAGCGTTGCCGCCATGCACTGGAAATCATTGATCCTGCTCGTCCCACTCCGTCTTGGAACCGAGAAGTTGAACCCAATCTACAACGAATGCCTTAAAGCGATGCTCAGTTTAGACTATTGCATTGGCATTATTGGAGGGCGGCCGAAGCATTCACTGTACTTCGTCGGATATCAAG AGGACAAACTAATTCATCTCGATCCGCACTACTGCCAAGACATGGTGGACGTAAATCAGGAAAATTTTGCCGTTGCCTCGTTTCACTGTAAATCGCCGAGAAAGATGAAGCTGAGCAAGATGGATCCTAGCTGTTGCATCGGATTTTactgcgaaacgaaaaaggattTCTACAAGTTCATTGATGGCGTGAAGCCG TTTCTGACGCCCGTTGCGAACACCGATGCTGTCGCCGGAGGATCAAGTGCGGCTGTGGGGAACTATccgatgtttgtgttttgtcgTGGGAAAAGCAGTGACCAGCGTGCGGACCTTCCATCCCATCGGCCAATGCATGCACATCTATCAGCGTACCGATCATCGACTACCGCCGGTCCTGCGAGCGCCACTTCTGATCGCGacaatgacgacgatgatgatgacgaagaggacgaagcAATAGAGTTTGTCATTCTATAA
- the LOC131207434 gene encoding HSPB1-associated protein 1 homolog: protein MDPNKLRDIVLNAELPHVVLNVTVPWDCFKLTFEEWCEKYDCARKELVAFEGCPVKAGRRPQWERARTEMKMSMSDICKPQPDIAGRWNSFSYRNISELPAVCRSGINFACFGFPSVDEDISFWISSPNAHTPGHYDTYGCNIVVQVFGKKSWILFPPEAKLTPVRVPFEESSVYCEENFYSPSSYGDLTDVENQAYHVVLEPGMALIVPPRWWHYVETLEPSLNFNTWLPLQNDIEGLLSECITKILIQDICQDLPLPVKKHIFNPNEDSMSGDEGLKESFAILDYLTHQKKYNKLLRPDRKRYSAGYLSSEAMSTLLEDSKPFVRPVPRLENCSFFQMMKHNHLRYDASIDLRFEESLRKHEAEQLTVACRQINCCCNPAVVQLIKEALLR from the exons ATGGATCCCAATAAATTGAGAGATATCGTACTTAATGCAGAGCTTCCGCACGTGGTGTTAAATGTGACCGTCCCGTGGGATTGTTTTAAGCTTACATTCGAAGAGTGGTGTGAAAAGTACGACTGTGCTCGAAAGGAATTGGTAGCGTTTGAGGGATGTCCCGTCAAAGCCGGTCGCCGTCCGCAATGGGAGAGGGCACGTACTGAAATGAAGATGAGTATGAGCGATATTTGCAAGCCCCAGCCAGATATCGCCGGACGGTGGAATTCATTTAGCTATCGAAATATCTCGGAACTACCGGCAGTATGTAGGAGTGGCATAAACTTTGCTTGCTTTGGGTTCCCGAGCGTCGACGAGGACATCTCCTTTTGGATTAGTTCACCCAATGCACACACTCCGGGTCACTACGATACCTACGGGTGCAACATAGTGGTACAAGTTTTCGGGAAAAAATCTTGGATTTTATTTCCACCGGAGGCAAAGCTTACACCGGTGCGCGTACCATTCGAAGAGTCGAGTGTATACTGCGAGGAAAACTTTTATAGTCCTTCGTCGTACGGTGATCTAACGGACGTAGAAAATCAAGCGTACCATGTCGTTTTGGAACCCGGTATGGCCTTGATTGTTCCGCCGAGATGGTGGCACTATGTGGAAACTCTGGAACCCTCGTTAAACTTCAATACTTGGTTACCTTTG CAAAACGACATCGAGGGCCTTCTTTCCGAATGTATCACCAAGATCTTGATTCAGGACATTTGCCAGGACCTGCCGCTGCCAGTAAAAAAGCATATTTTCAATCCGAATGAG GATTCGATGAGCGGTGACGAGGGGCTGAAGGAATCATTTGCTATATTAGACTATCTTACGCAtcaaaaaaaatacaacaagCTTCTCCGCCCCGACAGAAAACGCTATTCTGCCGGGTATCTTTCCTCGGAAGCGATGAGTACGCTTTTGGAAGACAGTAAACCGTTCGTTAGGCCAGTGCctcggttggaaaattgtaGCTTTTTCCAAATGATGAAACACAACCATCTTCGCTACGACGCAAGTATTGATCTCCGATTCGAAGAGTCGCTAAGAAAACATGAAGCTGAACAATTAACCGTTGCTTGTAGACAGATAAATTGTTGCTGCAATCCAGCGGTAGTGCAGCTAATAAAGGAAGCGTTGTTGAGATGA